The proteins below come from a single Cricetulus griseus strain 17A/GY chromosome 6, alternate assembly CriGri-PICRH-1.0, whole genome shotgun sequence genomic window:
- the LOC100772075 gene encoding olfactory receptor 8K3 → MESQNLTVVTEFILMGITDNPNLQAPLFVLFLIIYLISLVGNLGMIILTLVDSRLKTPMYFFLRHLAITDLGYSTAIGPKMLANFVINQNTISFHFCATQLAFFLLFIACELFILSVMSYDRYVAICNPLLYNVIMSQIICWVLVAVPYFYSLFVSLIVTIKIFSSSFCGYNVIHHFYCDGLPLTSLLCSNTDEIGMIILTLSAINLISSLLVILVSYLLIIRAILKMNSAQGRQKAFSTCGSHLTVVTVFYGTLIFMYVQPKSSHSFNTDKVASIFYTLIIPMLNPLIYSLRNKDVKHALRRTVKTISNNFS, encoded by the coding sequence ATGGAGAGTCAAAACCTCACAGTGGTGACAGAATTCATCCTGATGGGCATTACTGACAACCCCAATCTACAGGCACCATTGTTTGTACTTTTCCTCATCATCTATCTAATATCACTGGTGGGCAACTTGGGCATGATCATCCTAACCCTCGTGGATTCCAGGCTGAAAACACCAATGTACTTTTTTCTCAGACACCTTGCTATCACAGATCTTGGTTATTCAACTGCTATTGGACCAAAAATGTTAGCAAATTTTGTCATCAATCAAAATAcaatatcatttcatttttgtgcTACACAAttagctttctttcttctattcattGCTTGTGAACTTTTTATTCTATCAGTGAtgtcctatgaccgctatgtagCCATCTGTAACCCTCTGCTCTACAATGTTATCATGTCACAAATTATTTGCTGGGTACTGGTGGCAGTCCCATATTTTTACAGTTTATTTGTTTCTCTCATAGTCACTATAAaaattttctcttcatctttctgtGGCTACAATGTCATCCATCATTTCTACTGTGATGGCCTGCCCTTGACATCTCTGCTCTGCTCAAATACAGATGAAATTGGAATGATAATTTTAACTTTATCTGCTATTAACTTGATTTCCTCTCTTctggtcatccttgtttcctatcttcttaTTATCAGAGCTATTCTCAAGATGAATTCAGCACAGGGCAGGCAGAAAgctttctccacctgtgggtctcaCCTGACAGTGGTTACTGTCTTCTATGGAACCTtgatatttatgtatgtgcaacCCAAGTCCAGTCACTCATTCAACACTGATAAAGtggcttctatcttttataccctaATTATCCCTATGCTGAATCCCTTGATCTACAGCTTGAGGAACAAAGATGTAAAACATGCCCTTAGAAGGACAGTGAAAACTATATCCAATAACTTCTCATAG
- the LOC100753427 gene encoding olfactory receptor 8K3-like, translating to MQTHNLTVVTEFILMGITDRPELQAPLFGVFLIIYLISLVGNFGMIILTLMDSRLQTPMYFFLRHLATTDLGYSTAVGPKMLRNFLVDQNTISFYFCAIQLSFFNMFIVSEFFILSAMSYDRYVAICKPLQYTVIMSQRVCWILVTIPYLYGIIVSLLLTIKIFSVSFCGHNVISHFYCDGLPLLFLACSNTHEIEVIILILSAFNLLSSLLIVILSYLFILTAILRMNSAEGKRKAFSTCGSHLTVVIVFYGTLIFMYLQPMSIHSFDADKVTSIFYTQVIPMLNPLIYSLRNKDVKDAFKNSVDKLLNIVL from the coding sequence ATGCAGACCCACAACCTCACAGTTGTGACTGAGTTTATCCTGATGGGCATCACTGACCGCCCTGAGCTACAGGCACCATTGTTTGGAGTGTTCCTCATCATTTATCTTATCTCACTGGTTGGTAACTTTGGCATGATCATCCTCACTTTGATGGATTCGAGGTTGCAAACACCTATGTACTTCTTTCTCAGACACCTAGCTACTACAGATCTTGGTTATTCTACAGCTGTGGGACCCAAAATGTTAAGAAATTTTCTTGTAGATCAAAATacaatatcattttatttttgtgctatCCAGTTATCTTTCTTTAATATGTTCATTGTTAGTgaattttttattctctctgcaatGTCTTATGACCGGTATGTTGCCATCTGTAAACCACTCCAGTACACTGTCATTATGTCACAAAGAGTATGTTGGATATTAGTCACTATTCCTTATCTCTATGGTATAATTGTCTCACTTCTACTTACCATAAAGATTTTCTCTGTATCCTTCTGTGGCCACAATGTAATCAGTCATTTCTACTGTGATGGTCTTCCCTTGTTATTTTTGGCCTGTTCAAATACACATGAAATTGAGGTGATAATTTTAATCTTATCAGCTTTtaatttgctttcttctcttctgatAGTTATTTTGTCTTATCTGTTCATTCTTACAGCTATTCTTAGGATGAACTCAGCTGAGGGTAAAAGGAAGGCTTTCTCTACATGTGGGTCCCACCTAACAGTGGTTATTGTGTTCTATGGGACtttgatatttatgtatttgcaGCCTATGTCCATTCACTCTTTTGATGCTGATAAAGTGACTTCCATCTTTTACACCCAGGTTATCCCTATGTTGAATCCCTTAATCTACAGCTTGAGGAACAAAGATGTAAAAGATGCCTTTAAAAATTCAGTGGACAAGCTACTCAATATTGTCTTGTAG